A stretch of DNA from Lotus japonicus ecotype B-129 chromosome 4, LjGifu_v1.2:
aaacatcttcatctcaaacgcaggcagtgcaataaaagcatgcaagactcaaagacgcgctaaaactgagttacccttaccttcgtgagtagaagttgggcatggaagttgtgaacctagaacaaggaaacacaatcatcaacacaagccctactggaagtaacactatctaataacgctaatcgaaaccggaaagaaagcttttaaagcttcagagttcctcttaaggcacgatttgacaacagaacttcgttcgctaaaacgagtataactcgagctacagaactcggaatgacacgaaaccagcgccaaaatttcaataatcgaaagagctactcaatggctcaggtcatagagacccaaaaattatttttggacacggtaccctaagcaataggtttcggccactatgtaaaatagggttcccgaactttttcttcgatctaaatcgattcctaggtattcttaggcgatatctaggccagggaaactctcagaaaaattatcgaatcgaaaactgtcgcaggggtattttggtcaatatttctagctcggaaactcaaaatcagaatttcgaaaaataaattagatggggtcgataccaacaacgattatgacgactaatcctactaacgctaagctcagtcgagagtttttgattcaaaaagcggaacctttgtcagaaatgggtattttgagcagaatcgAAACTCGGCGgcctttcggcgacattcggcaaaatgtaatccgctaaacatgctcaggggcacgtagggaataagtttagacactaaaatcaagttatttggacagttttaccaaaaagctcaaaacttggagcacagaaagacatagcaaaaagcgacggaatttaagatcagaagaaagaaataacatcagtaccttgaggcctacgcgtagcaacgaacagagcaacgatcaggcaagaaccggaaaaaactcttcctcctttctccctcaagctcacccacggccaacaaagaaaatgaaaaggatggtgtgatttttttgagtttttgaagtcctatttataggaaattgaaaacgtgagaaaatgattatttcgcgattccgatttttcctactgattccaacgtattttagacacgatattcttcccgctgaatcttctaattattcaaagaaatatcagtatgatttttggttttcgaggcttgtttttttaatgtttaccggcttaaaatgcactttatgcactttatgattttgacctcggatgcagaaacttccttctgaagaaagatttggaacgtcgattagagtgggcatacgcgtgtagaatcttcatctgaagttccgaatagaaaaagtcttcctcGACAGTTCattttagggttcttgaactatcagggttttagtttcggcaaacttccgatgattggaatcggacgttcgtagatcctagggtttcaccttgaaacgcttgttatataaggattaagagaagttctaacatttctctgaagatttttggaatttattcctatagtgttccaagggtggaagatttttggaattaattcctatagtgttccaagggtggaagatctTTGGAATTAATCtgttcctaaggttcttgtcctaggtttaagcgaatactgcttgcgtcataagttccgtcgattcgaatcttgtccttaaccttctcgtgaaatatcttctccatacatttattccatttaataaaCGTTTATCCAGCTTCCTTACTTCACGTTTCGTCGAACTTATTCGTGAATCggaaatttcactaatttattctaagcttaaaaacttgggtcttacatcaacacctccaatggtaaagttcttagttcttagttcttaactaaaaaatcagaataagaaccttgcattggagatgcttaGATGATTAAGGATGGAAGACAAGTGAGCAATTGGTGTAAAGTGTACacaatcatattgtatattgtTTTAAGACATGTTAGCTATAGATGAAATAAACTAGCACCTTAGATCAGACCGTCTCAACCCTTAGGCTAGTAAAGCCCTCGCTTTAtgccctaattttttttaaaaaaaaaaactagtataTATTTCAAAGGAAATTATTCAAGAATAGACAAATCAATAACATATTGAGTGCCTAAAAAATGGATCTATTAACTgcaacatttatttttaattaaattcaatTTATTGATTATTTTGAATTGATAAAAAGCAGAGGAGGAGTGTGACTTTTTATTTGATTTCTTTAAATTCGTCTTAATCTTGAACGTTTATTAAAACataatgaaaattcaaatattgaTGGATTGAATTTATTTACAGAACTAAATATCTTAAAAGAAATTATACATGTAGAAAATGATACACTAATTGACATACTTAATTAAATGATACACCAATTGACATACTTAATTATGTAAAAAGAATTGATTCTTTCCCAAATGCATATATTGTTTATACAATAATGTTAACAATTCCTGTAAGTGTTACTTCTGCGGAACgtagtttttcaaaattaaagttAATAAATCATATCTAAGATCAACAATATCTCAACAAAACTTAAATGGGTTGACTTTATTATCTATTAGAAAAGAAATTTTAAGAGAATCTATTATACTAATTTAATAAACGATTTTGCATCTAATAAAGCCCGAAAAatagattttatttaaattatttatataaaaaaattaattttataaaaaaccaATTCTTAGAGTTCGCTTTAGGTCTTAATATTGGTTGAGCATACTTTCCTACAAGTAGTTAGAAACTGATTTATcgaattaaagatagataataaGAATATCCATAACCGGTACAAAAACAGAACATAATTACACAGTACATGCCCAAGGCCATAACTGGTTTTACCTACCTCAACTTTGTCTAGCATATCTGCAAAACAATTCAACTCCCTATAGCCTAAAGGTATGAATCATCCACTTACAATTAATCTCAGATCCAAGGGTGCCAATACGGTTTAGCGCATTAAAAAGTTTCCAAAACCTAAACTCACATTGATTTACCAAGGTCGAATTATTCTCAATCAACACATTCAGAAATTGATGCTCTATCCAGAAAAGCCATGTATGTTGAATTGTGCTTGTACCTACTCCTTCTCATACACCCAACAGGAACCAATTGCTTTAGAACAAATGAATTACCCTTTGACGCCCCCATCAACatacattaaattttaataaagcATCCAAAGGAGGAAGCCAGCTTCCTTGTGGAGGCTGCATttattagagtctcacattagCTAGAGATGTAGTCAATTAAGTGCTTATAaaggtagagcaaccctcaactcttgagttaGCTTTTGAGTTGAATTAGGTttccctaattctaatatggtatcagagcttatcCTAGatctatttattatttgttgtGAAGACCTTCAATATTTGGGCTACCCGTTGTTGATCCCATGTTCCAgtttgttcagtcctggacgtgagggagGTGTGTTAGAAGTATAGATAGCCTTTAATTTATAAGGGTAGTACAAACCTCAGTTCTTGAGCTAGATTATGAGTTGAGTTAGACTTCCCTAATTTTAATAGCATTTGTACCTACGATTTCTTTTATAGATGACTTTTTTACATTACTAATGCAAGTTTCAAATAAATTTACCAAACTAGTGCCACTTTTGATTTAATTACAAGAatagtgtaaatcgccacttGAAGTGgcgatatctttttttttaattttttttttatgaaatcgtCACTAGCAGTGGCGacaccaaaatatttttttttttgactttgtTTATTAGTGACGGAAAATTTTCCGTCACAAACTCCGTCGCTAAAAATTTTGTGACGGATGTATGTACACTTCAACTTCCGTCGCTAAATTCTTTTTCATTATTCACTAAGATTTTGAGACGAAATATATTTCGTCGCAAAAGGAATTCCGTCGCTAGAAATGTTGTGACGGATGCTATCTTTCTTCACATTCCGTCACTAATaccttttatattaaatattaggattttgtgacggatacGATTCCGTCACAAACatagaaagtaaaaaaatatatataaacagGATGTCGCCACTGTGAGTGAcgatttcaataaaaaaattaaaaaaaaaagagatatcgCCACTTCaagtggcgatttacactatgttggtaattaaatgaaaagttgcactagtttggtaaaaaaaaattaaaactacacTAACCTAGTAAAAAAGTCTTTATAGATCGAATGTCAATTTTCATCTATCATTCCATCAGATTAGAGGCAATTCACCCAACTTACTTTTTACCAACCATACTAGTCTAATCTTAACGAGTTCCAGACCCAATTTTCATCTATCATTCCAACAGATTAACAGATTAGGGGTAATTCACCCAACTTACTTTTACCAACCATACTAGTATAATCTTAACAAGTTCAAGACCCAATTCCAATACGTAGTCTTGCCATAAAAAATGGCGTCATTTTTGGCTGTCCATACAGCCCAGCACAGTGAAAACGGGATTAACTCCCAGATTCTCTTGTCTGCTCCAAATTTGCCCATTCAACCAGCAATAACCAATAACATACATCTATAGCATCCACGAGTTAGGACACCAACATATAAAGAAGGTGATTAAGTTGATTCTTGATCTACACCTCCCCTGATGATCTTCCGATTCAatacattgcctcattaaatTCTCCGTAGTAGCTATAATGGGTTATAATGTAACAATTGAAATGGAACTGTGTGTATACTACAATGGATTCATATTCATCCCCCTTGGTCCCTAAGACTAGTTAAAGGGATCAATTATTATTCCTATTGATTCTCTCCCTCATTCATGTAACTAAGCCAACTTAGAACACCGTCTAGGTTTGATGTACATGCCACCAGATTTTTAAGTTCTCCAACTATATTATGGAGGCCTATGATGTACAATTTATGTTCACTTCTCTACATAAATAATACTCTAAGGTTTCTTTGTTCATCTAGTTAGATCCTGGAGTTTTATTCAGGAACATTTGACGCTCATTGTGGGGCCCTGGTAAAACGTTTTGTAGGGCCTCAAGGACGTTTAGAAAGAAACCATAGTCAGACCCCCTCCCTAACACGTGAAATTGGAGAGCTGCAGTTTTTCTCCTTGATGAAGATGGTGCAAGGTCATTTGTTGTCCTCTCCGATCAGATATTGATGCAGTCATTTTTCCCTACTACCTCATTCCTGTAACACCTCATTTTTCGTTATtaagttatttattattttattttaattattattatgatatatggtaattaagtgattttattagataattaagtgactATGTGATATATGAAGCgagtaatttatttaatttgtatttgagtGAGATAAGATTAAATTAGATAAGGCTGTTGGGTTTAGGTGATATatggagtggggcccattgtattactatttaagggttagaagtgaaatagaaagcgagaaatcagaatttgtgaattggagaagttagcagagcagaaaagaagcgtgaaagagagaaggggagaaaagagaagaaaaacctagaatttgatcttcaagaggtaagggtttggatTCATGTTCTATGAATTAGTATGATAGTGGGTAATGATaggaagcatgatttaggaaccctaggttgcataAATTCCTAAATTGAAATAGTTGGGTTTGATTTTAAGATgaattttgggggtagaagatAGGCGCGCATGATGCGCGGGTTGCGCGCGGGAAATTTACGAGCTCTTGAACCCTCTTTCGAGCTGTGTTAATGaacgaatttgaagaagtagtcttcataaaagttgtagcccTTTCTGCTATGAAACCTTTTccgctggtttcacgtcattccgacgtctatATCTCGAGTTATATGCAATTTAGTGAGGACCGGTTAAGCTGTCCTGTTTCTCACAAACTGCGgttagtgttagatttttcctgaattttttACATCGCATTTTGACATGAAAATTCACAgggatttacaaaacgtgtatacggaaccatgatacaaatattggatttttctaagtgtatttgataatttatatctgtttaatagtttattattttggtgttgtttttctgaattgatgttttgTGTTGAGTTGCTAAGTTACTGTGACTGCAAATTGTGTAATTGATAACATGAAAGttatgttttgtgaaattggagatgatttcATATTGTtgaactggtgatgaatatgctaaaataattaagatttgaagatggtctgaatatgcatatgttagttcagttttgcacaatacattgcatagttgtcaagaggcaatgtttgctagttctcgtggaggctaatGACTcatcccaaaactggagtggttttgaagcctagagcgagggctttattggtggttatctgtctggagtggacgcggtgataccgctaaggataacaactttggtaccaaaggcatttgcacgggtctcacttgagtcatatgtgttagggagttgttgatgctaattaatgataattgtgatattttttttgatatttgatatttacttgatgctatgaattatgtAGTATTGTCATAAGTgtgagattgattgattatattaaattacaaaatttattatttgttagtggagtgtgaagaatttatgtggaacatagataagcttttacattatttattattatgcttatctatatgatatgagttatcacccttctgttggaatgatattctatgcgacatcgctcaggtaccgaggatAGTGAAGCTTCTCGTGAGAGTTAGTTGGaagagctagtctttcatttatggtttaattaggggagtcatgctctgttatgtaacacagggaaacgtttagttttgtaccttgatgttaagagttattttaCAAGCTCTCTTTATTCATTAtggattatgttttattttggaccTGAAATAAATCtgttgtgctatgcatatgatgttagacATTAAAGTTAGAAATTTAGATacttattatgagcatgacaggtgtttgaTTTATATTTCTGGAGAATAAATGTGACACCCtcgtgttatgcattttactctgatttatgataaaaattacgcggggtttagagggtgttacaattCCCACTTCGACTTCTGCCTAAACGAAGGCGGAGGGCAACAAATGAGAGAGGAAGAATCACTTACATTTGAATTCCCACTTCGACTTCTGCCTAAACGAAGGCGGAGGGCGAACAAAGATATGTTTTTTCACCCCCTAGCTAGTAATTTTATTTCAGATCATTGATTTTCGTTGGTAGGGGTTTCAGGTTTTTATTGATTTGTTGATAAAAATGTGTTGGcttgctcattcccatccttaTAATTgtcacaattttttatttaggaACCCTCCTTACTGTCAATTTCCCATTTGAACCAAGAGAATAGGCACTCGCTTGATTTAATTGTTTTTGCCAAATTCGTTTTGATTTAAGATTTTATTCATGACTATTGCCTTTCAAAGTTATAAGCTGATCTAACCACAGGTGGTggcacaagtggtgaatgtgcattttctTAAGAGATTCCGCTTAAGCTTCTGGCCCGGGTTCAATCCcctctgaggtaaaaaataatacatttgttGTTATGGATATCACTACGcatcccgagccagattagtcatgTGGGACCCCTTTCACCCGTGGAGACCGGTggccaaaggaaaaaaaaaagttataaactGATCTGGTTTGAGCACTGTATTAGACCTGATTGTATAAGCTAATATAATACATTTTGAGTTTATCAGTTATTTGATGACTACATTATATTCAATAACTTTATCCATCAAACCAtccttatacattaaaatgttGTATAATTTAATTCACCATCAAAAGATGAGATAAGACCTGATAAATTTTGATGTATTAACTACTTAAAATTATTCTAGACCTAACCCCATTCAGTTTTAACACCCTTTGTTTACAAGAAGTTTCTCTTTCACCTTCTTTTTATCTCCTTTCACCTTCCTCTACTTCCTCCTCCATTTTTTGTCATTCGAGTAGTTTGCAAGTCTCTGTTGGGCACTTGCTGTCTTCGTCCTCATCCTCCCCTTTGTTCTAAATTACTCTTAtggttcttttaaaaaaaaaagtactctACTTATGGTGTCTTATGATTcggaaatataaatttatatttgaattccATAAATTTTGCTTATTATAATTATGGTATGTGATCATTTCTGATGTGATGGCATAAGTGGCACTCTTGCATAGTTGGATTGATATGAAATATTATTTAATCTCAATAAATTTTTCATTGACTTTCTTGAACATATTACCGGGTTTTGAATTTTGCGTTAATGATGAAATATTTCTTCACATCATAAGCTCTCTAATTTTTTTCATGTGCTCAAATTAATCTTATGAGACTTGAAAAGGTAGTGGGAAGTCATAATGCATGCGATGGAATTAGTAACACTCAAATATTCATCACATCCAATATGTTGGACAACACAAAACGTTGCCATAACATACATATTTCGCGCCGGTCTTGCCGCGTGATGTTTTTCTCCCGTGCTGGCTTTGCCGCATGATATTTTTCTCCCGTACTGGCCTTGCCGCACGATGCTTTTTTTTCCGTGTTGCCTTGCCTCGCGATGACATATTCAACACCGGCATAGCCTTGCGACTATTTATTTCACCTAATTGAAGAACTAACAACTTTGCATGACATAGGTGAAAGAGTTTGAATGATTATTATCtcctttttttaattattcattaagATTTTGAATTCGTCACTAACTTGGAATGTGTGTATTTACATCCCtttaaaaaattcataactAACTTTATCTTTACTATTCATATTTTGTGACGGGTTCTGATATTTTGTCTCAAGAGTGAGGTGGATTGGAGTGTCATTTTGACAAACTTTGAGCTAGGGATGTATTTATTTTACTTGGAAAAATTTATCCTCCATTCCCACTTCcaccaaaaaataaatcaagaaACTATAGAGAAATAAAAGATATGATAGGTGATGTGATAGAAGATGAAATGAGTAGAAATGAGATGGAAAATAGAGAAAGAAAAGTATGAATAACTCAAACTTATTATACTCTTGACATTATGATTTAGGTAGCGAAGCAATGTTACAAGTGAGAACTCAGCATTTGAGTGAGTCGGAAATCCATCAAAATACAAATAACTTTATCAAATAAAAGAGCAAATTAGGTTTATCATATCATCATCTTACACAGAAAAATGAGTATATGATCGATCAACCTAGTTAATGCGTGACAGCAAAAACAAACTAGTAGCGTCTAATGGTGTAAGTTTGTAATTGTACTTATCCACCTTGTAGGGACAATTGAAACTTTCTTCCCTGCATGTGCTTGGGCCACTCTAGCAAAATGTTTCCACTCTGATTCATTCGATTTATATCATATCACCTCTGCAATGTGGGACATCACAAGAACGCGCTTTTGTATCCCCTTTCCTCAGCTCCATTCCTATATATAGCCAACTTATGAACCCAAATTTCAGTGTGGATTTTAAAAACTTTCACTTATGGCAACTTCGAAAGTTCTCACTATAGTTTTCTTCGTGTTATTGGGTTTAGGCATATGCTCTGCCGCCAGAACACTCCTTAACTATGGTTCCGATCACCGCATTGGCGGTGATTTCCACGATGATGTTGGTGTAGGTGGaggttatggtggtggtgggggatcaggtggaggtggaggagtAGTAGACGGCTATGGAGGAGGTGCTGGTGGTGGTGAAGGTGCTGGTGGAGGATATGGAGCAGCAGGCGGTgggtatggtggtggtggaggaaagGGAggaggtggcggtggaggtagtGCTGCTGAAGGTGGTGGATATGGAGGAGGAGCAGGTAAAGGGGGCGGGGAAGGGtacggtggaggtggaggtgcaACACATGGGGGCGGCTATgctggtggaggtggaggtggcaatggaggaggtggtggtggtggtgctgaaGGTGGTGGTTATGGAGGAGGAGCTGGTCAAGGAGGTGGGGGAGGGTATGGTGGAGAAGGAGCACATGGGGGAGGCTATactggtggcggtggaggtggcAATGGAGGAGGTCGTGGTGGTGGTGCAGGGGGTGTAGGTGGTGGTTATGGAGGCGGGGAAAGAGGTGGAGCTGGTGGTGGATATGGTGGCGCAAGTGAAGGAGGATATGGaggtggaagtggtggtggtggtggaggtggtggcgaTGTTGGTGGAGCGCATGGAGGTGGATATGGTAGTGGTGGAGGAGCAGGTGGAGGATATGGGGGTGgagctggtggtggtggtggtggcggctctGGTGGTGGGGCTGGTGGTGGAGGTTCACATGGAGGGGGATATGGAGGTGGCGCTGGAGGCGGCGAAGGTAGTGGGCATGGAGGTTATGACCCTTGAACTCAGAATTACCTTCTATGTTAAGAAAGA
This window harbors:
- the LOC130716148 gene encoding glycine-rich cell wall structural protein 1.0-like; this encodes MATSKVLTIVFFVLLGLGICSAARTLLNYGSDHRIGGDFHDDVGVGGGYGGGGGSGGGGGVVDGYGGGAGGGEGAGGGYGAAGGGYGGGGGKGGGGGGGSAAEGGGYGGGAGKGGGEGYGGGGGATHGGGYAGGGGGGNGGGGGGGAEGGGYGGGAGQGGGGGYGGEGAHGGGYTGGGGGGNGGGRGGGAGGVGGGYGGGERGGAGGGYGGASEGGYGGGSGGGGGGGGDVGGAHGGGYGSGGGAGGGYGGGAGGGGGGGSGGGAGGGGSHGGGYGGGAGGGEGSGHGGYDP